Proteins found in one Planctomycetia bacterium genomic segment:
- the dksA gene encoding molecular chaperone DnaK, producing MARKDALLNLRSILVRRRDALRSALAGDLTLLKELRSESPGDLVDAAYDSAQDELSSQLAEVESRELANIENALERMKAGSYGLCEVCSGKIPLARLNALPYATMCIECQRDLERSGASGFGRRSEAEDVGEETVSGELEL from the coding sequence ATGGCACGCAAAGATGCTCTGTTGAACCTGCGGTCGATCCTCGTTCGACGCCGGGATGCCCTGCGCAGCGCTTTGGCCGGGGACCTGACGCTGCTCAAGGAGTTGCGCAGCGAATCGCCGGGAGACCTCGTCGATGCGGCCTATGATTCCGCACAGGACGAGTTGAGCTCGCAACTGGCGGAGGTGGAGAGCCGTGAACTGGCGAATATCGAGAACGCCCTGGAGCGGATGAAGGCCGGCTCCTACGGCCTGTGCGAGGTGTGCAGCGGCAAGATTCCCCTCGCTCGGCTCAACGCCCTGCCCTATGCCACGATGTGCATCGAGTGCCAGCGCGACTTGGAGCGGTCGGGCGCGTCCGGCTTCGGCCGGCGGTCGGAGGCGGAGGACGTCGGCGAGGAGACCGTGTCGGGCGAACTCGAGTTGTAG
- a CDS encoding iron alcohol dehydrogenase, which produces MPEPPRGFEYRAATRLVCGPGTIGRLGELARELGATRAVVTSDPGIVAAGHTAAGVAAMEGAGIAATVFSAFGENPTTLQIEAGAALAREFRPDLLVGLGGGSSMDCAKGINFLVSCGGRMQDYHGRNRATGPLLPSIGVPTTAGTGSETQSFALVTDPETGMKMACGDPRAAFRIAILDVGLTLTQPARVAALTGIDAVSHAVESHVCRLANPASRLFSRAAWRLLAVHLPRVLAAGDDLESRSAVQLGAAWAGSAIEHSMLGAAHALANPLTAAFGTAHGQAVGLMLPHVVRFNAVDCADRYAELLADIGVVVPPAAAGAQLASFLADLLRAGGLADTLTGLGIAPLDPQPLARLAARQWTAGFNPRPVTEPDLASLYEAAR; this is translated from the coding sequence ATGCCTGAGCCGCCCCGCGGGTTCGAGTATCGCGCCGCCACGCGGCTCGTCTGCGGACCGGGCACGATCGGTCGGCTCGGCGAATTGGCCCGCGAACTCGGCGCCACCCGGGCCGTGGTGACGAGCGATCCGGGGATCGTGGCGGCCGGGCACACGGCGGCCGGGGTCGCCGCGATGGAGGGGGCAGGCATCGCCGCGACGGTCTTCTCCGCATTCGGCGAGAACCCCACGACCCTGCAGATCGAGGCCGGGGCCGCACTGGCCCGTGAGTTTCGCCCCGACCTGCTCGTGGGACTCGGGGGCGGAAGCTCGATGGACTGCGCCAAGGGGATCAACTTCCTCGTCTCCTGCGGCGGCCGGATGCAGGACTACCACGGCCGCAACCGGGCCACGGGCCCGCTGCTCCCGTCGATCGGCGTGCCGACCACCGCCGGCACGGGGAGCGAGACGCAGTCGTTCGCGCTGGTCACCGATCCAGAGACGGGCATGAAGATGGCCTGCGGCGATCCTCGGGCTGCGTTCCGCATCGCGATTCTCGACGTCGGCCTGACGCTCACGCAGCCCGCTCGGGTGGCGGCGTTGACCGGCATCGACGCCGTCTCGCATGCCGTCGAAAGCCACGTCTGCCGCCTGGCCAACCCCGCCTCGCGGCTCTTCTCCCGCGCGGCCTGGCGGCTGCTGGCCGTGCACCTGCCCCGCGTGTTGGCCGCCGGCGACGACCTCGAGAGCCGCTCCGCGGTGCAGCTCGGCGCCGCCTGGGCCGGGTCGGCGATCGAGCACTCGATGCTCGGCGCGGCGCACGCGCTGGCCAATCCGCTGACTGCCGCCTTCGGCACCGCCCACGGGCAGGCCGTTGGCCTCATGCTCCCGCACGTGGTCCGGTTCAACGCTGTGGACTGCGCCGATCGCTACGCGGAACTCCTCGCCGACATCGGCGTCGTCGTCCCGCCGGCCGCGGCCGGCGCGCAGCTCGCCTCGTTCCTCGCCGACCTGCTCCGGGCCGGTGGCCTCGCGGACACGCTCACCGGCCTCGGCATCGCCCCGCTCGACCCGCAGCCCCTCGCACGCCTCGCCGCGCGGCAGTGGACCGCCGGCTTCAACCCGCGGCCGGTGACGGAGCCCGACCTCGCCTCCCTGTACGAGGCCGCGCGATGA
- the htrA gene encoding serine protease translates to MTVATVSTCIICPADEPPRLAPVPAVIGARPERADPLTPERLSAADRDRLYEQVAQDGEMFERQGRHLRRLSQLLRPTVVHISATKPLPRPRNGKTTEEEAGSGVIARVAGRTVVVTNRHVVNRADLDDILLRLDDGREIHPQRAWSDADTDIAVLDVEADDLQPARLAEKDALQIGDAVLAIGSPFGLAHSVTLGIVSAKGRRDLDLGEGRVRFQDFIQTDAAINPGNSGGPLVNIRGEVVGLNTAIASNSGGSEGIGFAIPIAMVMFVSRQLVEHGQVHRAYLGVSLDKTFTPQHADRLGMPRPVGALVLGVTPGAPADRAGIRREDVIIEYDGRPVDDDDHLLSLVSTTPLGRTVAVVIFRDRGRSTLELTVASRRDFEP, encoded by the coding sequence GTGACCGTCGCGACCGTGTCGACCTGCATCATCTGCCCCGCCGATGAGCCGCCACGGCTCGCCCCGGTGCCGGCGGTGATCGGGGCCCGTCCCGAGCGGGCCGATCCCCTGACCCCGGAGCGTCTGTCGGCCGCCGACCGTGACCGGCTCTACGAGCAGGTTGCCCAGGACGGCGAAATGTTCGAGCGGCAGGGGCGGCACCTGCGCCGGCTCTCGCAGCTCCTCCGGCCGACGGTCGTGCACATCTCCGCCACCAAGCCGTTGCCCCGTCCGCGGAACGGCAAGACGACCGAGGAAGAGGCGGGCTCCGGCGTGATCGCGCGGGTGGCCGGACGGACGGTGGTCGTCACCAACCGTCACGTCGTCAATCGGGCTGACCTCGACGACATCCTGCTCCGACTCGACGACGGCCGCGAGATCCACCCCCAGCGGGCCTGGTCCGACGCCGACACCGACATCGCGGTGCTCGACGTCGAGGCAGACGATCTGCAGCCCGCCCGGCTCGCCGAGAAGGATGCCCTGCAGATCGGCGACGCCGTGCTGGCCATCGGCAGCCCCTTCGGCCTCGCCCATTCGGTGACGCTGGGCATCGTCTCGGCCAAGGGCCGGCGCGACCTCGACCTCGGCGAGGGACGGGTTCGCTTCCAGGACTTCATCCAGACCGACGCGGCCATCAATCCGGGCAACAGCGGTGGGCCGCTGGTCAACATTCGCGGCGAGGTGGTCGGGCTCAACACGGCCATCGCCAGCAACTCCGGCGGCAGCGAGGGGATCGGCTTCGCGATCCCGATCGCGATGGTGATGTTCGTGAGCCGGCAGCTCGTCGAGCACGGGCAGGTGCATCGTGCCTACCTCGGGGTGTCGCTCGACAAGACATTCACGCCGCAGCACGCCGACCGCCTCGGCATGCCGCGGCCGGTGGGGGCGCTCGTGCTCGGCGTGACGCCCGGGGCGCCGGCCGACCGGGCCGGCATCCGTCGGGAAGATGTGATCATCGAATACGACGGCCGACCGGTCGACGACGACGACCACCTGTTGAGCCTGGTGAGCACCACGCCGCTGGGCCGGACGGTGGCCGTGGTGATCTTCCGCGACCGCGGCCGGTCGACGCTCGAACTGACCGTCGCCAGCCGGCGCGACTTCGAGCCGTAG
- a CDS encoding aldehyde dehydrogenase, with the protein MHLPAWRFGKPYESLERETLVHFLTGEPVAEVSQVGGAIVGRDLQKAARARAALLAIDPEEIVERLQTAGNLYANGTVEVGGEPQSPERFVACQSATTGLPESLCRANMQKNMFVLSNMDRILDALSRGLDTRILWRGYGDEQRGVTVSYQAQAPVLGLVLPSNSPGVHTLWLPVIALGVGLVMKPGSQEPWTPYRMAAAMIEAGIPPEAIGLYPGATDVGAGILAGCRRSMIFGSAKTVDQYRGNPGVQVHGPGFSKIILGDDCVDDWERHLDVICESVAANSGRGCINASAVYASRHTRAIAEAVAARLGPIDVRPPSDGEAKLAAFTIPGAAKAIWGQIEAGLKAPGVTHMTAAYGDRLVEGERCGWLRPTVVHCASPAPEIARAEYMFPFVSVVECQQERMLEAIGPTLVCTAISDDPGFQAALIDSTLIDRLNLGSLPTTKLDWLQPHEGNIIDFLYRSRALQVAGAAGRPASAARTAAHA; encoded by the coding sequence ATGCACCTCCCCGCCTGGCGGTTTGGAAAACCCTACGAGTCGCTGGAGCGCGAGACGCTCGTCCACTTCCTCACGGGCGAGCCGGTCGCCGAGGTCAGCCAGGTCGGCGGTGCGATCGTGGGCCGCGACCTGCAGAAGGCGGCCCGGGCCCGCGCGGCCCTGCTCGCCATCGATCCCGAGGAGATCGTCGAGCGGCTGCAGACGGCGGGCAACCTGTACGCCAACGGCACGGTCGAGGTCGGCGGCGAGCCGCAGTCGCCCGAGCGGTTCGTCGCCTGCCAGTCGGCCACGACCGGCCTGCCGGAGAGCCTCTGCCGGGCGAACATGCAGAAGAACATGTTCGTGCTCTCGAACATGGACCGGATCCTCGACGCCCTGTCCCGCGGCCTCGACACGCGGATCCTCTGGCGGGGCTACGGCGACGAGCAGCGCGGGGTGACGGTCAGTTACCAGGCGCAGGCGCCGGTGCTCGGCCTCGTCCTGCCGTCCAACTCGCCCGGCGTCCACACCCTCTGGCTGCCGGTGATCGCCCTCGGCGTCGGCCTGGTGATGAAGCCCGGCAGCCAGGAGCCGTGGACGCCGTACCGGATGGCGGCGGCGATGATCGAGGCCGGGATTCCGCCCGAGGCGATCGGCCTCTATCCCGGTGCCACCGATGTGGGGGCGGGGATCCTCGCCGGCTGCCGGCGCAGCATGATCTTCGGCAGCGCCAAGACCGTCGATCAGTACCGGGGCAACCCGGGCGTGCAGGTTCACGGCCCCGGCTTCTCCAAGATCATCCTCGGCGACGACTGCGTGGACGACTGGGAGCGGCACCTCGACGTGATCTGCGAGAGCGTGGCGGCCAACAGCGGCCGCGGCTGCATCAACGCGTCGGCGGTCTACGCCAGCCGGCACACGCGGGCGATCGCCGAGGCCGTCGCCGCACGCCTCGGCCCGATCGACGTCCGGCCGCCCAGCGACGGCGAGGCGAAGCTCGCCGCGTTCACGATCCCCGGCGCCGCCAAGGCGATCTGGGGGCAGATCGAGGCCGGCCTCAAGGCCCCGGGCGTGACCCATATGACCGCGGCATACGGTGACCGGCTCGTGGAGGGAGAACGGTGCGGCTGGCTGCGTCCCACCGTCGTCCACTGCGCGAGCCCCGCCCCGGAGATCGCCCGGGCGGAGTACATGTTTCCGTTCGTGAGCGTCGTCGAGTGCCAGCAGGAGCGGATGCTGGAGGCGATCGGGCCGACGCTCGTCTGCACGGCGATCAGCGACGACCCCGGCTTCCAGGCGGCGCTCATCGACAGCACCCTCATCGACCGGCTCAACCTCGGCTCCCTGCCGACGACGAAGCTCGACTGGCTGCAGCCGCACGAGGGCAACATCATCGACTTCCTCTACCGGTCGCGGGCCCTGCAGGTCGCGGGTGCCGCCGGCCGGCCCGCGTCCGCCGCGCGGACCGCCGCCCATGCCTGA
- a CDS encoding aromatic-L-amino-acid decarboxylase yields the protein MTDDQATPGAGPPAFDPERFRREGRAVVDWIADYWQTLESRPVLSRAAPGWVAGQFPASPPAEPEPLAAVVADLDRVIVPGLTHWQHPGFFGYFPASTSGPSILGELLAAGLGVQGMLWATSPACTELETLVLEWLRQLLGLPERFAPAAAGGGVIQDSASSGLLCAVLAARERATDGTTNRAGVRQHGDALTAYCSAAAHSSVEKGLRIAGIGSDWLRRVPVAATGGLDVAALEAAVEADVAAGRRPFFVAATVGTTAAGAIDDVPAIAAVATRHGAWLHVDAAWAGAAAICPELRPPLVAGAESADSWGCNPHKWLLVNFDCHALWVADRGPLVRALSLKPDYLRTAAAEAGAVIDYSDWQVPLGRRFRALKLWMVLRMIGAEALRRRIRDHVAWGDEFAGWVVADRQFELLAPPSLGLVCFALRAGDDASAALLDRVNGAGEVFLSRAMVAGRLALRLAVGGAITERRHVVAAWESLRGHAP from the coding sequence ATGACCGACGATCAGGCGACTCCCGGTGCTGGCCCGCCCGCCTTCGATCCCGAGCGGTTCCGGCGCGAGGGGCGGGCCGTCGTCGACTGGATCGCCGACTACTGGCAGACGCTCGAGTCGCGGCCGGTGCTGTCGCGGGCCGCGCCGGGCTGGGTGGCCGGCCAGTTCCCGGCCTCCCCACCCGCCGAACCCGAACCGCTGGCCGCGGTCGTCGCCGACCTCGACCGGGTGATCGTGCCCGGGCTCACGCACTGGCAGCATCCAGGCTTCTTCGGCTACTTCCCCGCATCGACGAGCGGCCCGTCGATCCTCGGCGAACTGCTCGCCGCCGGGCTCGGCGTCCAGGGGATGCTGTGGGCCACGTCCCCGGCGTGTACGGAGCTGGAGACGCTCGTGCTCGAGTGGCTGCGGCAGCTGCTCGGGCTGCCGGAGCGGTTCGCGCCGGCGGCCGCCGGCGGCGGCGTGATTCAGGACTCGGCGTCGAGCGGCCTGTTGTGCGCGGTGCTCGCGGCACGGGAGCGGGCGACCGACGGCACGACCAATCGGGCGGGCGTGCGGCAGCACGGGGATGCACTGACCGCCTACTGCAGTGCCGCCGCGCATTCGAGCGTCGAGAAGGGGCTGCGGATCGCCGGCATCGGCAGCGACTGGCTGCGCCGTGTGCCCGTCGCTGCGACCGGCGGCCTCGACGTGGCGGCACTGGAAGCGGCGGTCGAGGCCGACGTCGCTGCCGGCCGCCGGCCGTTCTTCGTGGCGGCGACGGTGGGCACGACGGCCGCCGGCGCGATCGATGACGTGCCGGCGATCGCCGCCGTGGCGACCCGGCACGGAGCCTGGCTGCACGTCGATGCTGCCTGGGCCGGCGCGGCCGCGATCTGTCCGGAGCTCCGGCCGCCGCTCGTCGCTGGCGCCGAGTCCGCCGACAGCTGGGGCTGCAATCCCCACAAGTGGCTGCTCGTCAACTTCGACTGCCACGCGCTGTGGGTCGCCGATCGCGGGCCGCTCGTCCGGGCGCTGTCGCTCAAGCCCGACTACCTGCGCACTGCAGCCGCAGAGGCGGGGGCCGTCATCGACTACAGCGACTGGCAGGTGCCGCTGGGGAGACGGTTTCGCGCCCTCAAACTGTGGATGGTGCTGCGGATGATCGGCGCGGAAGCCCTGCGCCGGCGGATTCGCGACCACGTCGCCTGGGGAGATGAATTCGCCGGCTGGGTCGTCGCCGACCGGCAGTTCGAACTGCTCGCTCCCCCGTCGCTGGGCCTGGTCTGCTTCGCCCTCCGGGCCGGCGACGACGCATCCGCCGCCCTGCTCGACCGGGTGAACGGTGCCGGCGAGGTGTTCCTCAGCCGGGCCATGGTCGCCGGCCGGCTGGCCCTGCGCCTGGCGGTCGGCGGGGCGATCACCGAGCGGCGGCACGTCGTCGCCGCCTGGGAATCCCTGCGCGGACACGCTCCCTGA